The following proteins are co-located in the Natator depressus isolate rNatDep1 chromosome 4, rNatDep2.hap1, whole genome shotgun sequence genome:
- the KLHL2 gene encoding kelch-like protein 2 isoform X3 has translation MHACTDLLNKANKYAEQHFSDVILSEEFLNLGVEQVCSLISSDKLTIASEEKVFEAVIAWVNHDKDVRQELMARLMEHVRLPLLSREYLVQRVEEETLVKNSSACKDYLIEAMKYHLLPTEQRALMKSTRTRLRTPVSLPKLMMVVGGQAPKAIRSVECYDFKEERWHQVAELPSRRCRAGMVYMGGLVFAVGGFNGSLRVRTVDSYDPVKDQWTSVANMQDRRSTLGAAVLNGLLYAVGGFDGSTGLSSVEAYNMKTNEWFHVAPMNTRRSSVGVGVVGGILYAVGGYDGASRQCLSTVECYNSSTNEWTYVAEMSTRRSGAGVGVLNNLLYAVGGHDGPLVRKSVEVYDPATSTWRQVADMNMCRRNAGVCAVYGLLYVVGGDDGSCNLSTVEYYNPTTDKWTVVSSCMSTGRSYAGVTVIDKPL, from the exons AACAGCATTTTTCTGATGTCATACTTAGTGAAGAATTCCTCAACCTTGGCGTAGAACAGGTGTGCAGTTTAATATCCAGTGACAAACTTACAATTGCGTCAGAGGAGAAG GTTTTTGAAGCAGTGATAGCATGGGTAAACCATGACAAAGATGTGAGGCAGGAGCTAATGGCACGTTTGATGGAACATGTTCGGCTGCCTTTGCTTTCCCGAGAATATTTAGTTCAG AGGGTTGAAGAGGAGACGCTGGTAAAGAACAGCAGTGCATGTAAAGATTACCTCATTGAAGCTATGAAGTATCACTTACTGCCAACTGAGCAACGAGCATTGATGAAAAGTACTCGAACCAGACTGAGAACACCTGTAAGCCTTCCAAAG TTGATGATGGTGGTTGGAGGACAAGCACCAAAGGCCATCCGTAGCGTGGAATGCTATGACTTTAAAGAAGAGCGCTGGCATCAGGTGGCTGAATTGCCTTCCAGAAGATGTAGAGCAG GCATGGTGTACATGGGTGGACTAGTTTTTGCTGTCGGTGGTTTTAACGGCTCTTTAAGAGTTCGCACAGTAGATTCCTATGATCCAGTGAAGGACCAATGGACCAGTGTTGCTAATATGCAAGATAGGAGAAGCACCTTGGGAGCTGCTGTATTAAATGGACTCTTGTATGCTGTAGGAGGATTTGATGGGAGTACAG GTTTATCATCCGTAGAAGCTTATAATATGAAGACTAATGAATGGTTTCATGTAGCTCCAATGAACACAAGAAGGAGTAGTGTTGGTGTAGGTGTTGTTGGAG GTATTCTGTATGCTGTAGGTGGCTATGATGGGGCGTCACGTCAGTGCCTTAGTACGGTGGAATGCTATAATTCTAGTACAAATGAGTGGACCTATGTGGCAGAAATGAGCACTAGACGGAGTGGAGCAG GTGTTGGTGTGTTAAACAACTTATTGTATGCAGTAGGTGGTCATGATGGTCCTTTGGTTAGAAAAAGTGTTGAAGTATATGATCCTGCCACCAGTACATGGAGGCAGGTTGCAGATATGAACATGTGCAGAAGGAATGCAG gGGTTTGTGCTGTATATGGCCTGTTGTATGTAGTTGGAGGAGATGATGGTTCCTGTAACTTGTCAACTGTGGAATATTATAACCCAACAACTGATAAATGGACAGTTGTGTCCTCTTGTATGAGTACTGGAAGGAGCTATGCAG